TCCAGGGGACCATCCTCTGTACGCCCGGCAGGAATCGAACCTGCAACCTATCCGCCTTAGGCGGATTGCTCTATCCGATTCCCCCTATCAAATTTAATCACACAACAAAAATCCCCTGGGAAATCTCTCTCCAGGGGACCATCCTCTGTACGCCCGGCAGGAATCGAACCTGCAACCTACGGATTAGAAGTCCGTTGCTCTATCCGATTGAGCTACGGGCGCAGCTATTTTTCACAAATAAAGAAAGCGGACGACGGAATGGAACAACGGTCATCCGTAAAATCCGCTCTTTAAAATGGTCGGGGCGCCGAGATTTGAACTCGGGACTTCCTGCTCCCAAAGCAGGCGCGCTAACCGGGCTGCGCTACGCCCCGAAAAATATGCGTGCTAATATACGGCAATTTCCAAAAAAAATCAAGAATTTTCTAAGCGCTCCCGATGCCCCCTCTTTACGGCACGCCAATCATGGAATTCAAGTAATAGTTGGCCAGAAGCCAGGTTTCCGTTGCCTTCCCGGACATATCGTATTGCACGATTTTTACAATTCCAACCTCCGGTACAAAATAAAAGGTGCCGAATTTCAGTGTGTACGGAATCGTGAGCCCCGTCTGACTCATCTTTACCTGGGCATTGACCAGAATATCCATTTTGTACGCCTGAAAAGACTTCCCCGCCGCTTTAATGGTTTCAATTTTATAGGATTGCCCTTTAATCGTCAAATCCACGTGATCGGGTGTGCCGTCACCATCCAAATCATCCGAGGGCAGAACGGAACTGGCCAGAGGAGCATCCGTCAGGGTGCCGGAATAGTGGAAAATCTCCCAGCTTTTGTCTTCCTCAAAGGGAATGGTTACCCACTGTACCGGAGAAGAAAAAAAGATTCGGCTGGTATCTCCGGTCGAGGCGTCAAATGATTCCCAACCGAACAGCAACAGGGCTTTACTGGTGACCTGAAAATATTGCCGTGTCCAATTGGCCTGATTCGTGGACTTGCGGGTTTCCATAATAACCGCCTTTTCATCCTCGAAACGGGTTGTATCAATGATTTTCATGGTGGCCGTATAAGCCGCAGAATCGGAATCGGCCGGTTTGACATCGTACGTCCAAAAATTCCCAACCGCAAAGGGAACATAACTTTGCGAGACCGGACCGGTGGCCGTCTTTTTATCCTCTTTTTTACTGCAGCCCGAAATCCAAACCATAAAAATGAGGGCCAAAACGGCCATTCGACTGAGTTTTCTCACGGCAATTTTCTCCTTAATTCTGGGGAAATATTTGCTGAATACCACAGAACAACACCGGCAGCTCACCTATCTTAGAGAAGCCACCCATTCTGCGCCGCCTGATTGGACGCATCACCTCCCCCGCTTGGTTCAGGGACGCCGGGAAAGATAGGCCTCTAATTTCGCTTTCATTTTTCGGAACGCTATTCCCCGATGGCTGATGCCATTTTTCTTGTCCAGATCCATTTCCGCAAATGTTTTTTCAAATTCCGGCAGCCAAAAAACCGGGTCATAACCGAAACCGCCGTTTCCCCGTTCTTCGGTAAGGATTTTCCCCCGCACGATTCCCTCGGTTGTCATCTGGTAAGACCCGTCCACAAACGCAACGACGCAGCGAAATTGAGCGCCTCGCTTTTCTTCAGGAACGCCCTTTAATTCCTCAAGCAATTTCTTTCGATTGTCCGCGTAACTGGCCTCTTCGCCCGCGAACCGGCTGGAATACACACCCGGAGCCCCGGACAGGGCATCGACTTCCAGCCCCGTATCATCCGCAAGCGCCGGAAGTCCCGTAAAGTTGTGAAATTCCACGGCCTTTTTAAGGGCATTTTCTTCCAGTGTGGCACCGTCTTCTTCTACATCGGGCATATCCGGAAAATCGGCCATGGTCTTTAATTCAATCGACAAATCCGATAAAATCTTCTTAATTTCCCGAATCTTGTCTTTATTCTTTGTTGCGAGAACAATTGTCATTTGTTTCTGGTTCACTCCCGGCTTTTCCCTTAAAGGGCATAAACCTCAGCTTCATTGCATTTACACACCTTTAACAGATTCTGATTAAACTTCCACGTCCCCTTTTCTGTGGGAACGGATTTAACTTGTTTAACCATAACGTATTCCTGTCCGCATACGGGACAAACCGTACCGTGATGTTCTGCTTTCCGAAGCTTATCTGCAAAAGATTTTGCTTTTTTTGCCATTCTTTACCTCCAATTACGTCAATTTGTCAACAGGAATTTGCATTCCTTTATTCATATCTACAGGTTTATTCAACATATTGCTCAGTGCTAATCCGATTTGATTGGCCATCAAACCCAGTATTTTTTGATCCCATTCCGAATAAAAATCGGGGTGTTTCGATTCGATGCTGACGGCCCCATAAATGCTTTGTTGATAAGAAATCGGCACTCCTAAAAAGGATCGCAGCTCGTAATTCGATTTTTCTTCCTTTGTGAAGCGCGGACGAAACAATTCCCCCTTTTCAAGATCGGCCAGCAAAAGGGGGCGGTTTTTTCGGATCACCCAACCGGTCAGTCCGTCAAACACATTGAATTCGGTTCCCTCTCCAAAATCATCCACCTGCCCGATGACGCGTACAATTTTAGCGGTTTCTTTCGTATCGGAGTTCAACATCGAAATCGTAATGCGATCATACTGAAAAACCATCCGGCAGGCGTGTGTAAATCCGTTTAAGATATTCTCTAAACTGTCCTCTTCGTTCAATTGCCGCATGAGGACCTGCTGCGCTTCCAAAGAACGATTTACCAGAGCATACCGTTCCCTTTCGGCCATGATCGAGAAACCCTGCGCAATGAGACCCTGGAACGACTCCAGCAAGTCCCGATCGCTTTCTCCGAATTCCTCCTCATTGGTGCTGTCAATGGCCAACACGCCCACGGTATTTCCATTCACCTGAATGGGCACCCCCAGAAAGGATTTGATGGGTGCGGGTGTTCGATAATAACCGGCTACCTGCAGCTCATTCGGGATATTTTGTTCCAGCAGGGACTCCCGACTGCGGAACACGTTTCCGGGCAGGGTTCCTTCAATATCCACAGCGTCCCCTTCAAAAAGAGTGGGCTCGGTCTCGGTTGCTGCATATTCAATCCGCAATTGCCGAAGCATCTGATCATACAAAAAAATAACGGCTGAATTGGCTACAAACGTTGATTTTACCATTTTCATTAGATGACGAAAAAAACGGTCAATTTCCTGGTAAAAATCAAATTTTTCATTTTCAGGCATATTATTTTCAGAATTCTCATTCAAAGCAGAACTCCTTTTTTCAGGTAATTTGTTGTCTGTTTCGATGAGTCTGTCTTGCCCACTCACCCCATTTTCATCGTCATTCTCCGGATCATCCTGATCGCTTTCCGGAAAGCCATTTTCAACCGATTCCGGCACCATGAAAAAATAGAGAATGACAGCGATTATGACCAACAAAATCAAGCGAACTGCAATTGAAAAGGGCCCGCCAAAATAATCACCCAAAAAGAATCCAATGACCAGTGTGAGTAGGACGACCGCATAAACAATGCGGGAATCCAAATTCTTCCCGGAGTTACCCTCGGAAGCTATGTGTTCTGACGGATTCTCCATTCAACCACAAATTGTTTTTTAAACGAGCTTCATTCTAATCCGCCTGAGGCGGATTTTCTTCCCTATAATCCCTGTTTTACGCTTTTTGTACGGCCTTCGTAATCATCGGGAAATTGGATTCTAAACTAAATAAATTTATAAAATTATTTTTGGAAATCAACAAAAAAATGTTTTTGGAAAGGCTTTTTTGCAGATCCGCTCGTAACCGCGTCTGTTTTTGTTTAAAATGATGGCCTTAAAAACGGGGATTTAATGCATCAAAAAGGGTGCTGTTACAAAATACCGATCGTTTTAATTCTTCTTGATCTGTTTCTGTAAAAAACGAACCTCTCGTTCCAGACGTTGAATTCTCAGCAACATATTTCGTTGGCTCTGTACCGGCCGATAATTTTTGGCACGGCTTTTTCCCGGGGATTGAATCGAAAAATTTCTCTTTACGATTTTCTGAATTTTGGTCAGAGGGGGACGTTCTCCCAAAACAACCATCCGAGAAAACTTTTTCCCGTTTCGTAAAAGCGTAAACGAAACTCGTGACCGGGGATTGTGGGCATTGATTTGATTCAGCAAATCTCTGAGATTATGAACACGATTACCATTGAATTCCAGAATATAGTCGCCTGCCTGAATGCCTGCCAAATACGCGGGGCTGTTGGGGAAAACATGGGTAATTACAAGTGTATCGATTGAGGAGGTGCCCGGCTTATTACTAACGGTAATGCCCAGCCACCCTCTGCGTTTTTGGGACATCGCAATGAGCCGATTGATTCTCTTGCGAACCTGAGCAATAGGCAGTGCCAGACCCTCCCGAAAATGATCGTCCAGGGAATAAGCCGCATAATCGCTCTCATTTGCCAAAACTTTGGCAAACAGAAGACCGACAATTTGTCCTTTGAAATTAAAAATGGGGGCACCGATAATTCCGGGAGACACCTGAACCCCAACCCTCAAAAACCCTTCTTGAGACACGCCTTGAATCATTCCAAATGAAATGGCTGTGGAAAATCCAATGGATTTTCCCATAACAATAACCCAGCTTCCGACATGTAAATCTTCAGGAGGCGCAAATTCGGGAGCCGGTAGGTCTCTTTTGTTTACGCGCAGAATAGCCAGATCGATTTCGGGATCAACGGCGATCAGTTCCGCATTCAACGAATCCCCATTAAACAGAAGAACGTGAATCTGGTCTGCACCGGCAACGATACTGTTTTTGGTCACAATGTAGCCATTCCGGCTGTAAATAAAACCCGAACCGATGGTTTTGCTGATAATCATTCGGGAGGAATTTTGGGAATTGGAGGACTTGGATAAGGTCTGCTGCGAAGGCTCAATTTTTGACTGGGCAATGACGCTCACACTGACTTTTTGTCCCTTATTCACAAGGGAAACCATTTCTTTTTCCAGTTGAGGCAGTAATTGGGTATCACCCGCAAAAAGCAGCGTTTGCGATAAGAAGAAAAAACTCACTGCCCCCAGGGCCATTATTTTTTTGCCGGATTGGTGCATGTTAATCGATCGCTAAAAAATAACCGAAACCGCGCGCCCCATTGGCATCGAAGGAAAGATGGCAGGGCCCGTCGAATCGCTGGATATGCTGGCTCGTTTCACCGAATCGTTCCGATGCTCGGAAAGACTAACGGAATTGATTCCCGTGCGGCTTTGCGGGGTTTGCGAAACGGCTACCTCGTCCAGGACATATCGCACATGTTCTTCGACCACCGGTTTTCTCGCAACTTCGACCACGGGAGAAACCGTTTCCGATTGTTTGGCCTCCATCTGAGGATAAGAGCGAGTAATGTGTTGTTTCGATGAACCCGTGAGGAAAAATTGATTGACTGCAAAAAACGAGACAAACAGAAGACTCAAAACAGCCAATCCGTAAGCGGGAGCTTTTGTGGACAGCAGAACATTTAAAATATGCTCAAAAAAACCTTCACGCTCCAGCTCCTGACGAATGCGGCTTTTCAGCACGATGTCAAACGTGGGAGATGCATGAACAACGGGCATTTCACGGAGCTGTTTCTGGACGAGTTTTACGCGCTGCATTTTGGCCCGGCATGATTCACAGGCCATTAAATGCTCTTCAAATTGGGATTTTTTCTTTCCCCCGATAAAACCATCCAGATAATCCGTTATTAGAGATGAAAACTGGTCGCAAGATATCATTCAGCTCCTCCTGAATTTTTTGTTTCATGAGAATTCCTGTAAAAACTAAAAGTATTAGAGGGAAAAGATCATTCATATGTCGTATCGGCACTCCATTCAAATTATTAACATCACTTATTTAACAAGCACTAACCCTTAAAATGTTCCATAAAATAATAAGAATTTGAAAAAATCTGCGCCCGCATCGGTACCTACCGGATGCTTATTCTTTTCCGGGCGGCACCTGGCGTTTATCCCATAAAAATTTTAGTCGTTCCTGAAGCCGCAAACGTGCCCGGTTGACACGGGATTTCACCGTACCTATCGGAATTTTAATAATTTTACTAATCTCTTCGTAAGAAAGTTCCTGTATATCTCGCAGAATAATAACTTCCCTGAATTTGGGCGACAGATTTTGTATTTCCTTTTGAATAATTTCATCGTACATGCTGCTGTTGACTGTTTTTTCAGGACTTAACGACTCATCTGATATTTCGTAATCTTTGTCTTCATAACCAATATCACTAATCGAGAAAAGATTCCGTTTTTTGCGCTTTCGTAACTCCGTTTTTGCCAGATTCCCGGCAATGGTGTAAATCCACGTAGAAAATTTGGCCACTTTGCGGTAGGCATGTTTATTGCGAAAAACACGGAGGAAGGTTTCCTGTACAATATCCTCGGATTCGGTCCGATTTCCTAAAAAGCGATAAACAAAATTGAGAAGCGGGTCCTTATAGCGCCGGACAATTTCATTGAAGGCCTTAATATCTCCCTGCTGAAATTTCTCAATCAGATCCTCATCCTCAAGAGAATTGTAGGGCTCTTGAAAATCATTATTTTTTTGGGGCAATGAGCCGGATTGATCAGACATTTTTATTCGCATGCGTTAAGTGATAAACCAACAAATCCATAATGAGGCGCGGATGCTGATAGTGCGATTTTAGATTGCGATCGGCTTCCAACAGAAATTGAAAATTCCGAATGAGCTCACTTTCGGTGTATTTTCCCGCTTGTGCAATATACTTGTTAACAAAATAGGGAGGCGTGTGGGTCTGCACGGCAATATCCTTAACCGATGCCCCCTTTTTTTGGAGAGCCTTGACCCGTGCCAATTTGCTAAAATAGGAGGTGAGCATAGTTACCATATAAACCGGTGAATCGCCTACCTCCAGCATTCGCCTGACAATAGCCACACTGCGCGCAAATTTCTTTTCTCCCAGAGAGTCCCACACTTCAAAGATATTGAATGTGCGCGATATTCCTACCACTTTTTCAACCGTTTCCTCTGTAATTTCAATTTGGTTTTTAGCATATTGGACCAATTTATCGATTTCATTGGCAATATCCTGAAGGGATCGTCCCATCCGGGCAACCAGAAGTTGAGCGGCTTTAGGGGAGATTTCCTTGCCTCTCTCCCGAACATGGGAAAAAATCCACTGCAATATCTTGGTTTCTGTCAGGGGTTTAAACGGCACACCCACCGCTTTTTTGAGGATATCGTTATGAAATTTCTTAAGATCGTTTCGATCCGACACCAGTACAAGAACTGTCTGCGGAGCGGGATTTTCCACATATCTGAGCAGCAGCCGTTTTCCGGCTTCATTCAGGCGATCCACGTGCTGTACAATCACCAGCCGCCTTTGAGCCATCATGGGGAAAGAGGTGGCAATCCCGATAATGGTCTCCCCGGTGACTTCCTCCCCATACAGCAGATCATAATTAAAATCCCGGACTTCCTTTGAGATTAGTTTATCCGTAATCTGCTTAAGGGAACCTTTAATCAGATAATCTTCACTGCCGTAAAACAGATACACCGGTTCTATTTTTCCGGACTGAAGATGCTTTTGAAAGGTTTCAGGTTGAATGATGGCCATACTCATTTGCTTCTACTAAATCCCAATCAGATGTAACTATTTTAAAAATATAAAAGAAAATACCCGCAAAATCAAGCAATCTTCCTATTGGCAGCCAGAAAATCACCGTTTCTTTTTCTTCTCTTTTCTGAGGGCCGTTACCAGGGTAACGGTAAAACCGCCCCAGATAATTCCAAGAATAAGAATCATAAAAACAACGGCGCCTTTTGTCATGTGCCCTCCCTTTCGAGAGTCCATCGAACCAGCCATTTATTGAATCCAATAAAAAAGAGGAGAACCACCCCCCATTGCAGAAGACAGGTTCCCAGACTGTATGTGTGAAAAGGATTCCACCAGCCTTTCGGATCGTAAGCGGTAACCGATTGGTAAAACCACCAGACGAGCATGGCTGCAAATTCCAAGGGGATGACAAATCGCACAATATAGTCAAACCATTTCCCCACGCGGATATCCGAATCCTTTGAATTCAAAAGCTCCTTTCGGAAACGAGACACCCCGAATTTAATCACGGCCAGTGAGAAAAAGAGTCCGCTTACCAACAATCCGACCCCCCAGGCCCAATCCTGATTGTTAAAAAATTTCAGGGAAAGGGCAGAGGGCGCACCCAGAAAAAGGGTGACGATCCAAACCAGTCGAATCGCTTTTTTACGATTTAACCCCATGTCCATAAAAAGGCGCGTAGCAAGCTCAACCATGGAAATCAGGGAAGAAAGAGCGGCGAATGTAAGGGCCAGAAAGAACAACGCGGCAAAAAGTTGACCGGCGGGCATTTTCTCAAAAAGTTTGGGAATGGTAATAAACGTCAGACCCGTATTTCCGGATTTCATGGCATTCAGAGCCGTTGTCAGAGGAAGCAGGGCAAATACGGTCGGAATAATAGCCAGTGCCGCAAACAAGGAGGCAGAATTATTTCCCAATCCCGTGACAAAAGAATTGAGCACCACATCCTCATCCTTTTTGAGATACACCCCGTAGGTCAAAATCAAGCCCCAGCCGGCTCCGGTGGACCAGGCAGACTGCGAAAGGGCTTCCAGCCACACACGAAAATCAATTAATTTGGAAAAATCCGGATTGAACAGAAAATTTAATCCTTCTGCCGCTCCGGGCAGGGTAACGGCCCGAATGGAGGCAATGATCACCAGAACAAAAAGGGAAGGAATCAGCAGTTTATTGGCGCGCTCAATTCCGCCCGCCACCCCCTGTAAAACAATCCAGCTGGCCACACTAATGGCAATAAGGTGATCGAACAGTGGCAAGGGGGATCCGGTAAAATGCGTCCAGTAGGCTCCGGGGTCGACGTGATTCAGCTGTCCCAGAGATGCCTGAATAAAATAGTGCAAACTCCATCCGGTAACAACGGAATAATAAAACATAATGCCCATGGTGCAAAAACCGACAAACGCTCCCATCCAGGCAAATTTCTTTCCCATGAATGTTCCAAAAGCGCCAATCGTCCCCATCCTCGCCGTCTTCCCCATTGTAAATTCAACCATCAAGAGGGGAATGGACCACAGAAAAAGGAAAATAACCCATGGAATCAGAAACGCGCTCCCCCCGTTTTGAGCCACCATTCGCGGAAACCGCCAGATATTTCCGGCGCCTACGGCCATCCCCATTGCGGCCAAAATTAACCCCAGCCGGGAAGAAAATTCTTCTCGCTTCTCCATTGTTCTCCAAAATGTGTAAACAGAAGTTTTTAATAGGCAGATATTCTAAAATAGTGATTTTTACGGAAAATGCAAGAAGTTTTACAGAGTAGATTTCAGAGCAGCCGTAATGACGACACAAAAAATGTGTTCCGCCCCCGTATGCCGTTTCGAAGACGCCCTTTTTGCAAACAAAACACATTAAACGATCTGCGGGCACCCGGCAAAATTGCTTCCTACCCGTTTAAGCCTTATGATTTTAAACCACTCTGCCGAAATAAAAGAGGACATTGCTAAGAACGAGTCAATTTTTTCGAACATTAACGTATTTCTGTTTTTCAACCCTTGGGTTAAAACTGATTCTAAGAATGGTTGATCGGACACATGGACACACAGATTCAAACGTTTACCAAGCCACAAAAAGAACGCCGCCGTTACTATCGGCTCCGACCCAGTATGCCGGAAAAAATTCTGGCGGAAATATTTTTTCTCGGGAACAAGCATTGTACGGTTCAGGTCGTAAACTTAAGTCCGGGGGGCGTCCTGGTGTATACGACCCATTGCGCCGAAAAATTTCACAAAGGAGATATCCTTCCGCGCATAGATTTACAGTTTCCTCACAAATCGCCAATTACGTATGCGGGTGAAATCGTCCGCCTGGAGCCCACAGGTGATCCTGATGCCATTTATTGTGCCATCAAATTTGAAAAATTCGGTGGACTAACCGGCACCAAGATCCCGTCCAAAAAGGCAGCTAAAATCAACACCGTTCAAGAAGAAGCCATTTTCTTGACACGCCTTCGCCAGGCTGAAAATTACACAAATCAGGATTCCATTCAGGATGAGATTCGGATGCGAACCCACGTTTACGAATCCTTTCGTGATATTACAGAACATCTCCGAATGGAAGAGAGGTGGTTTTTTTTGGAGGTGCTGGACGAATTGAAACGCCAGGAACCGGCTTACTCGCAGGGGCTTTTGAAGGAATACCTGAGATTTTGCACGGGAGAGGATCGCACCACCCAAGTGGCTTCAGACAACAAAATCAAAACCTTTCTAAAAAATTTTCTGTAAAAACAAAAGGGCTGTCTTTTGGTAAAGCAGCCCTTTTGCGGAGGAGATGATGGGGGTCTCATCATCTGGGGTCATTTATTTCAAAAATGTGGTTTAAATTTTTATACGAGCCAATCTCCTAAAAGTTTAAAAAATTTCACCCTTTTGATATTAATACGTAAATCTCCTAAAAATGTTTTAAAAAAATTTTATTTTTTTTAAAATTTTAAACCGTCTCCATTAATCCGCACGATTCATAAAGTGCTGCCTCAAAGCCCCTGCGTCAAAAAGATTACAATAATTGGCTATTTACAATTCAGTCTTTTTCGAATAGTATCCTGTTTTAATGGATATTTATCTTTTTGTTTATTCTGCCTTTGTGACTTTGGAGCTTCGTGGTTCCGGCCTCGCCACAACGAGGTCCCTCAGTTCCAGTTTCCTGAATCTTTTACATTCCCGGACGCATCGTATTCTTCCCAGGAACCTGAGCCGTTTGCCGCCCAAACCGCGTGGTAAATTTTGGCACTTCCCGAGAAAACATCAACCGAACCGGAGTGATCGGAATTATTGACCAGATCATACTCTGAATTGGGGCTTCCGTAAATGGTTAGTTGGGCTTCCTTCTTCCCGTTGCTGTCTTCAGACCATTCAAAAAGCGCAATTTCATTTTCCTTTTGATCAAAAATGTGCATCGTCCCGGATTTTCCATCCATTGAAGAGGTGCCACTCATCAACGTCCAGTGGTCATAAACCGTACCGCCCTGATCGGTTCCGTTAAGTTCGAAGGTCCAATTGGCCGAATCATTTTCTTTAACTGCCGCAATCGTGGCGACCAAATCGCCCGAGGTAATGGTCCAGGTTGTGGTATTGCCTTCCACTTTTGGGGTTTGAAGCTGAGCAAACGTCAGGTAGGAAAAGGCCATTCCGGTATGCGCATTGAACATATTCACATAATTCTGCAGTTCAGCCGGGGTATTGGCCGAAGCAGGCCCCTGAAAATTCACAAACGATGGAAATTGGGGAGTGGCTGATCCGCCCGTGGAACTCTTCTGCAAACACCCGGAAAATGCAACGGCCACCACCAGAATAAGCACTGCTGAAATCCGATATTTCATCACCGATAACCTCCTTTTAAAATAAATGGTTCATTAAAATGAATGGAAAAGATGTTTAACGGGTTCGTTTTCAAATAAAAAACGAGAATTGATTCTGAGATGTATCTTTTTTAATTATCGGCAAAAAAAATCCAGACTTTACCCAAATCTGGAATCTATTTGAATGCTTTGCCGCCGTCTCTTTTTTATCGGAGGTTACTTCCTCATTATTCCCCATGCGTCGAATGTGAATGGCTTTTTGAAAAAAATTTCTGACAAATAATAAGTTCACTTTAAAAACCTGCGAACAGCATAAATAACGCCAATTTAATTTCAATAAAATCGGTTCGTGAAAATTCGCGAAATTCGTGGGCGAATACTTTTTTGGAGCAGATTCATAAATAATCTTTCACGGGCCGATATTTTGCGAATACAGCTTCACATAATCGACAATGGTTGCAATAAATTTCCCAATGATGGGCATGTTAATCGACTTTGACAGCAGCCAGGTGAGGATCGCCAAAACAATACCGCTCACAATCGTTACGCCAATCACAAATCCAACACCGCGCATAACACCGAGAAGAAAGTTAAAAAACAGCACCTTTTTCTTTTCCCGTCGGTATTCTTCGTACTCCGTAATGGTAATCTTTTCCCATTTGTAAATTGCTTTTTCGATGCGATTCATAAGGTCTTCAATCCGCTCACGGTAGCTTGCCACGATTCAGCTCCTTTTTAACGATCGGGTTTTGGAATGAATGGAAACTTTCTGGAAACAAATTTTCTTCCAATCTGTTATTTTTCAAAAACATAATAAAAACGACTTCTTTTTGCAAGAAGAATTTCAAGGATTTCAATTCTGATCGTCTGCATTCCTGTACAAAACACCAGGGCTTCCCATATTGAAATCCGAGATAACCGGAATTTTTACTTGTTAATTGTGAAAATGTCACTGCCCACGGGTACAAACCTACTATTTTTCTTGGCATTTTGGGTAACCATGAATTATTTTTTAAATTAAGAATCCACTTAACCTGAGGAATCGAGGAAAAAATGGAAAATGCACAAAAAACACCCTACACCTGCCACATTTTTGTTTGTACGAATGACCGCCAGGGCAGACGCCGGTCGTGCGCCGACGATGGAGGTGTCAGCATTCGGGAAGAGCTTAAACAAAGGGTCCGGGAAAACGGATGGAATGAAAAGGTACGTGTTTCTCAAAGCGGCTGCCTGGGACAATGTGAAAAGGGGCCCAATGTAATGATTTACCCCCAGAATCTCTGGTTTTCACATGTTACCCAAAGAGATATCGGGAGCATTTTGGAGCAAATAGAAAAATCATTAACTTTGTAAGAAATTCTCTAACCCAAGAGTTTTCATCGAATTGGATATTTTTTTCAGCGAACAAATTATTTTTCATCCTTAAATTCGCCCTTGCGAATAACCATTCGGATGAGTAAATTGATACCTGTATTTTGTAATTTACTTTTTTGGATAAAAAATCCGTGCGAAAAGTCATTTCAGCCAGCCGGCGCGTAGAATTACTGGCCTGTTTCCCAAAGAAACTGACCGATTTTCTGGAGAGCCGTCTTCCGCCGGAAAAGGTGCACACCCTTGTTCTCTGGACCAAAAACGCCAACGTGCTGCTCAACAACCGACGCGTCCGCGAGGTGTTGAGCCGCTACGATCAGATTTACATTCACTATACTATTACGGGCATGGGAGGCACCTTTCTGGAGCCCTTTGTCCCAAAGCCCGGACAGGTTCTGGCACGACTCCCGGAGATCA
This is a stretch of genomic DNA from Calditrichota bacterium. It encodes these proteins:
- a CDS encoding (2Fe-2S) ferredoxin domain-containing protein; protein product: MENAQKTPYTCHIFVCTNDRQGRRRSCADDGGVSIREELKQRVRENGWNEKVRVSQSGCLGQCEKGPNVMIYPQNLWFSHVTQRDIGSILEQIEKSLTL